A single window of Sylvia atricapilla isolate bSylAtr1 unplaced genomic scaffold, bSylAtr1.pri scaffold_81_arrow_ctg1, whole genome shotgun sequence DNA harbors:
- the SPC24 gene encoding kinetochore protein Spc24, which yields FGGLWGRIWAQRQDLGGSGAGFGGSGAGFRVWGRIWGPICLDPPTELRRAKEELQQQLKQLEEEEEEEEKQDLHPDVYVAQLYYEISRIDLDYSAEPGRIRGIHYGPDIAVPLDVDTGAHSRTFISDLLWGMVPTQWGPRRAHGLALDPPSALSPPRSTEPPKNLLSPPRSTETPRNVLSTPQES from the exons gatttgggggactctggggcaggatttgggctcagaggcaggatttggggggctcaggggcaggatttgggggctCAGGGGCAGGATTTAGGGtctggggcaggatttggggtccTATTTGCCTTGACCCCCCCACGGAGCTGCGCCGGGCtaaggaggagctgcagcagcagctgaagcagctcgaggaggaggaggaggaagaggagaagcaggaCCTTCATCCCGATGT GTACGTGGCCCAGCTCTACTACGAGATCAGCAGGATCGACCTGGACTACAGCGCCGAGCCGGGGCGGATCCGCGGCA TTCACTACGGCCCCGACATCGCCGTGCCCCTGGACGTGGACACGGGGGCACACTCCAGGACCTTCATCAGCGACCTCCTCTGGGGGATGGTGCCCACCCAGTGGGGCCCCCGGAGAGCCCATGGGCTGGCCCTGGACCCCCCGAGTGCCCTGAGCCCCCCCAGGAGCACTGAGCCCCCCAAAAACCTCCTGAGCCCCCCCAGGAGCACTGAGACCCCCAGAAATGTCCTGAGCACCCCCCAAGAGTCCTGA